From Cecembia calidifontis, one genomic window encodes:
- a CDS encoding IS1380 family transposase, with amino-acid sequence MKITNSTEKITPFGGFNFVFNSFKNSGLPELIDNQLGVRALRGGFSYSDIFANHMAIFFNGGDCTEDINVHLRDALEQVPSFSVCSADTILRGIKELAVDTELFINPSSGVSHEFNINGKLNSLLLKSACKTGLLKSGVAYDLDYDNTVIPTEKYDSKKTYKHVYGYQPGVASIAHPEFSQAIPVYVEGRNGNSQAKYLQADTLTRMFGQLTNENIRIGRFRADSASYQEEVLRTLEAHTESFYIRANRCAKLDNILGSIAPEKWQKIRLGVQEMEVTDLSDYKPFGKDRSYRLVITRIRRKDGQADVFSGDAFTYRAILTNEHTSSNEAVVRFYNARGASERLFDVLNNDFGWSKLPCSFLAENTSFMLMTAMYANFYTYIIGEYSRKVDWLKPTDRLKKFIFRFITVSAKWIRTGRREVLKLFTSKDYKPILN; translated from the coding sequence ATGAAAATTACGAATTCGACAGAAAAAATCACACCTTTCGGAGGTTTTAATTTTGTTTTTAACTCTTTCAAAAATTCTGGTCTCCCAGAACTCATTGATAATCAATTGGGGGTTAGAGCCTTAAGGGGAGGGTTTTCATACAGTGACATTTTCGCCAATCATATGGCTATTTTCTTTAATGGTGGCGACTGTACTGAAGATATCAATGTTCACTTGAGAGACGCACTTGAACAGGTCCCTTCATTTTCAGTATGCAGTGCCGATACAATTCTGAGAGGTATCAAAGAGCTTGCTGTTGATACAGAACTCTTTATAAATCCGTCCAGTGGAGTAAGCCATGAATTTAATATCAATGGAAAACTCAACAGCTTGTTGTTAAAATCAGCTTGTAAGACCGGATTACTCAAGTCAGGTGTTGCTTACGACCTCGATTATGACAACACCGTCATTCCAACTGAAAAGTACGATTCAAAAAAGACATATAAACACGTCTATGGATATCAGCCAGGTGTAGCTTCCATAGCACATCCTGAATTTTCACAGGCCATTCCTGTGTACGTAGAGGGCAGAAATGGCAACAGTCAGGCCAAATATTTGCAGGCTGATACACTTACACGCATGTTTGGGCAGCTTACCAATGAAAATATCCGTATCGGAAGGTTCAGAGCCGATTCAGCATCCTATCAGGAAGAAGTTCTCCGCACACTGGAAGCACATACCGAAAGCTTTTATATACGGGCAAACAGATGTGCCAAACTGGATAATATCCTTGGAAGTATAGCCCCTGAGAAGTGGCAGAAAATACGTTTGGGTGTACAGGAAATGGAAGTTACTGACCTATCCGACTACAAACCTTTCGGTAAAGACAGGTCTTACAGGCTGGTCATTACCAGAATCAGGCGTAAAGACGGGCAGGCAGATGTGTTTAGTGGAGATGCATTTACTTACAGGGCTATTCTGACCAATGAACATACATCGTCCAATGAAGCTGTTGTAAGGTTTTATAACGCCCGGGGTGCAAGCGAACGCTTGTTTGATGTACTCAACAATGACTTTGGCTGGTCTAAGTTGCCCTGTTCGTTCCTTGCAGAGAATACCTCCTTTATGCTTATGACGGCTATGTATGCCAATTTTTACACCTATATCATTGGAGAGTATTCCAGAAAAGTTGATTGGCTTAAGCCTACCGACAGGCTCAAGAAGTTTATCTTCAGATTTATCACTGTTTCAGCCAAGTGGATAAGAACGGGAAGAAGAGAAGTGCTCAAACTGTTCACGAGTAAGGATTACAAGCCGATTTTGAACTAA
- a CDS encoding alpha/beta fold hydrolase, which produces MQAIRRIKVGDLEFDCREAGDQKNQAIILLHGFPETSIMWIRLMDKLAALGFYCLAPDMRGYSAHACPNGVKKTWPLGPPPLNTTISI; this is translated from the coding sequence ATGCAGGCAATCAGACGGATTAAAGTGGGGGATTTGGAGTTTGACTGCCGGGAGGCAGGAGATCAGAAGAATCAGGCCATTATCCTACTGCATGGCTTCCCGGAAACGTCTATTATGTGGATCCGCTTGATGGACAAGCTGGCCGCTTTGGGATTCTACTGCCTGGCCCCTGATATGCGCGGCTACAGTGCCCATGCCTGTCCCAATGGAGTAAAAAAGACATGGCCATTGGGGCCGCCGCCGCTGAACACAACCATCAGTATATGA
- a CDS encoding toxin-antitoxin system YwqK family antitoxin has product MLIKTLHPIPNNEVKTGNQTKQKHGKITAYYPDGQVKRVERFRNGVPHGEWVWYFPNGKIFIRQFFKEGKKHGTFYRYSDKGVLLHKSRHFDGLKHGRFFDYNKKGVCIKKAKYNFGVLDGYFLLYHPNKKLKLQIRYIEGMKDGIYESYHQNGKIAIRGTYKQGVRAGKWHYFDEQGQFKMLEIYHYNEKLLKRVLAGEDIPEHQMENYYHFGRLLYRRRYKNGVQEGAFELYTMDGKKKKIEVYEHGLKSGFAWYYHTNGNLKYAGTYDKGMKIGTWRLYDERGWLHYEEYS; this is encoded by the coding sequence ATGCTCATTAAAACCCTCCACCCCATCCCAAACAATGAAGTAAAGACAGGCAATCAAACAAAGCAAAAGCATGGAAAAATAACAGCTTATTATCCAGATGGTCAGGTTAAAAGAGTTGAACGGTTCAGGAATGGAGTTCCCCATGGAGAATGGGTCTGGTATTTTCCCAATGGTAAGATTTTTATTCGGCAATTTTTTAAAGAAGGGAAGAAGCATGGTACTTTTTACAGGTATTCCGACAAAGGGGTATTGCTTCACAAATCCCGTCATTTTGATGGGCTAAAACATGGTAGGTTTTTCGATTACAATAAGAAGGGAGTTTGTATTAAGAAAGCCAAGTACAATTTCGGAGTTCTAGACGGATACTTTTTGTTGTACCATCCTAATAAGAAACTTAAACTACAAATAAGGTACATTGAAGGGATGAAGGATGGTATTTATGAATCTTATCATCAAAATGGAAAAATTGCAATTAGGGGTACTTATAAACAGGGCGTAAGAGCTGGGAAGTGGCATTATTTTGATGAACAAGGTCAATTTAAAATGCTTGAAATTTATCATTACAATGAGAAGCTTCTTAAGCGTGTCCTGGCCGGAGAAGATATTCCTGAGCATCAGATGGAGAATTACTATCATTTTGGCAGACTCTTATACAGGAGACGCTATAAGAACGGGGTACAGGAAGGTGCTTTTGAACTTTATACCATGGATGGCAAAAAAAAGAAGATTGAGGTCTATGAGCATGGTCTTAAGTCTGGATTTGCATGGTATTATCATACTAATGGAAACTTGAAATATGCCGGCACTTACGATAAAGGAATGAAAATCGGTACCTGGCGGCTTTATGATGAAAGAGGCTGGCTCCACTATGAAGAATACTCATAA
- a CDS encoding toxin-antitoxin system YwqK family antitoxin, whose translation MKNTHKQGIIQDKILFDEKEKPIYRERFHPDGSFKTGFPIFGMKGEISFITDGPFVELGPQGDVEVIGYFKDYHMEGLWEFFYPSSKNLKAFVSYEKDSREGGFFVFYPNGSLKIQGFYKNDMRHGEWWVHYPNWNMKSILHYKEDGLEGICKNFYPDGRIKIIATYKEGIKHGEYRSFYPNSRPKVIAYFKDDQKNGSYKSFYPNGNIKAIGQFEDDFKEGKWTVYSEDGRLVKTARFDYGDLRRKWKVSKVKS comes from the coding sequence ATGAAGAATACTCATAAACAGGGCATCATTCAGGACAAAATATTATTTGATGAAAAAGAAAAACCCATTTACAGAGAAAGATTTCATCCCGATGGATCTTTTAAAACCGGATTTCCAATTTTTGGTATGAAAGGGGAAATAAGTTTTATCACAGATGGGCCTTTTGTAGAATTGGGTCCACAAGGGGATGTCGAAGTCATCGGATATTTTAAAGACTATCACATGGAAGGTCTTTGGGAATTTTTTTATCCAAGCTCGAAAAATCTGAAAGCATTTGTTTCTTATGAAAAAGATAGTCGAGAAGGGGGATTTTTCGTCTTTTATCCAAATGGAAGCCTGAAAATCCAAGGTTTTTACAAAAATGATATGAGACATGGGGAATGGTGGGTCCATTATCCCAATTGGAATATGAAAAGTATTCTTCACTACAAAGAAGACGGCTTAGAGGGAATATGTAAAAATTTTTATCCTGATGGCAGGATCAAGATAATTGCTACATATAAAGAGGGAATTAAACATGGAGAATACCGTTCTTTTTATCCTAATTCGAGGCCGAAAGTAATTGCCTATTTCAAAGATGATCAAAAAAACGGCAGTTATAAATCCTTTTATCCAAATGGAAATATAAAGGCAATCGGACAATTTGAAGATGATTTTAAAGAAGGCAAATGGACTGTATATTCTGAAGATGGGCGGCTTGTCAAAACTGCCCGATTTGATTACGGTGATTTGAGAAGAAAGTGGAAGGTTTCTAAAGTAAAGAGTTGA
- a CDS encoding DUF4846 domain-containing protein, with the protein MSKSLRSYKIRLLVLLVGSMLVFGSCRQKQPEPVGEDFTGQHSAKTIFERFPAPKGFQKVKAPSGSWAAYLQDFPLLPPGRPVLDYTGKPISDQKSHVAVLDIDVGKKDLQQCADAIIRLRAEYLWGKNQQEDIAFKFTSGHAFAWKDFALGMRPEVKGNQVSFRQTAPADHSYEAFRNYLDIVFMYAGTISLHRDMKQINRKSEYQIGDVIVQPGSPGHAVIIVDKAKNAKGEAIYLLAQGYTPAQSVHIVKSGHSGISPWFKIPQSGHFWHKRFWLREVGVRRF; encoded by the coding sequence ATGTCAAAATCTTTAAGATCTTACAAAATAAGGTTATTGGTTTTGTTAGTTGGCAGTATGCTTGTTTTTGGTTCCTGCAGACAGAAACAGCCTGAACCGGTAGGGGAGGATTTTACCGGGCAGCATTCTGCTAAAACCATCTTTGAAAGGTTTCCCGCACCGAAGGGCTTTCAAAAAGTTAAAGCCCCATCAGGAAGCTGGGCGGCATATTTGCAGGATTTCCCTTTGTTGCCCCCGGGTAGACCGGTTCTGGATTATACGGGCAAACCCATTTCTGACCAAAAAAGCCATGTGGCGGTCCTGGACATAGATGTGGGCAAGAAAGACCTGCAGCAATGTGCCGATGCCATTATCCGCTTGCGGGCAGAATACCTGTGGGGAAAGAATCAACAAGAAGACATTGCATTTAAGTTTACCTCCGGACATGCCTTTGCTTGGAAGGATTTTGCTTTGGGGATGCGTCCCGAGGTAAAGGGGAATCAGGTGAGCTTCAGGCAAACTGCCCCTGCGGATCATTCCTACGAGGCCTTTAGAAACTATTTGGATATTGTCTTTATGTATGCCGGGACGATCTCTTTGCATAGGGATATGAAACAAATCAACCGAAAAAGTGAGTACCAAATCGGGGACGTAATCGTTCAGCCCGGCAGTCCGGGCCATGCAGTGATTATTGTGGACAAGGCTAAGAATGCCAAAGGTGAAGCCATTTACCTGCTTGCCCAGGGCTATACCCCTGCCCAATCGGTCCATATCGTCAAAAGTGGGCATTCCGGCATCAGTCCCTGGTTCAAAATTCCCCAGTCGGGACACTTTTGGCATAAGCGGTTTTGGTTGAGAGAGGTGGGGGTGAGGAGGTTTTAG
- a CDS encoding DUF7017 domain-containing protein, with protein sequence MNQQLLKQLRAENRFEDAYKLTKNELLQKQDDIWAKRNHSWSLYYLIKKHVQAGQTVQAKHFLDEFTSLQMPITEALLHERMEYFFKILNEGYLRVKQLVADGKYSEAFDFELKKNQPDTDQLSWIVYYLLKSHNKTGKPDNTETLGLLNRHFEFYRPTKKLVSKLILQELVKTSVDFWSLTHQSVYLEKAGLYDILEEDDFQKQEWEGKKIISLAERLHISYSKALLREKADEGKITAYIEEIVEPILETYPGMLYVPYFKAKLLLGTGNLDTGIKAFLPFAKKKSGEFWVWQVFAEAYEGDLYLYFSCLCKAMTCKTKPEFLSNIQEKLIAYLVKTEQYNLAKAELEKLMRLREKQGWGLKSNHRQYMETSWFFQSQAAYLNYSDHIALAESLLENKSTETILVVVNHVNREKKVFSFLVNEHKFGFGNYIEEPNLWGIYKLTGNCGTGDYFHVKKIEASTSKEHPLLSQVLGKFNKREHNSFGFINGKFVEPNLVEKHSLKHNDLVEGTALLAPVKGKKEWAWKMIFIQKSDKEKG encoded by the coding sequence ATGAATCAGCAACTATTGAAACAACTTCGCGCAGAAAATAGATTTGAAGATGCTTACAAACTAACTAAAAACGAACTTCTTCAAAAACAAGATGATATTTGGGCAAAACGTAACCACAGTTGGTCCCTATATTATTTAATCAAAAAACATGTACAGGCTGGACAAACTGTTCAAGCCAAACACTTTCTTGATGAGTTCACTTCTCTTCAGATGCCAATTACTGAAGCTCTTCTTCATGAACGGATGGAATATTTTTTTAAAATACTTAACGAAGGATACTTGCGGGTGAAGCAGCTTGTGGCTGATGGAAAGTACAGTGAGGCATTCGATTTCGAGCTAAAAAAAAACCAGCCTGATACAGATCAACTGTCCTGGATTGTCTATTACTTGCTTAAATCACATAATAAAACTGGAAAACCAGATAACACGGAAACTTTAGGATTACTCAATCGCCATTTCGAATTTTATCGTCCAACCAAAAAGCTGGTCTCCAAACTGATATTACAGGAATTGGTAAAGACCTCCGTTGATTTTTGGTCATTAACCCATCAATCAGTTTATTTAGAAAAAGCAGGACTTTATGATATCCTGGAAGAGGATGATTTTCAAAAACAGGAATGGGAAGGCAAAAAGATAATATCCCTGGCAGAACGTCTTCACATTAGCTATTCTAAGGCTTTGCTAAGAGAAAAGGCAGATGAGGGAAAAATCACTGCTTATATCGAGGAAATTGTAGAGCCAATCTTAGAAACATATCCTGGTATGTTGTATGTGCCCTATTTCAAAGCTAAGCTTTTGTTGGGAACTGGTAATTTAGACACAGGAATAAAAGCATTCTTGCCCTTTGCTAAAAAGAAGTCAGGTGAATTTTGGGTTTGGCAGGTATTTGCGGAAGCCTATGAGGGTGACCTATACCTTTATTTTTCCTGCCTCTGTAAAGCTATGACCTGCAAAACCAAGCCGGAATTCCTATCCAATATACAGGAAAAGCTAATAGCTTATCTGGTAAAAACTGAGCAATATAATTTAGCAAAAGCTGAGCTGGAAAAACTGATGAGGTTAAGAGAAAAACAAGGTTGGGGTTTAAAAAGTAATCACAGACAGTATATGGAAACATCATGGTTTTTCCAATCCCAAGCTGCTTATCTGAATTATTCCGATCACATTGCTCTGGCAGAATCCCTTCTTGAAAACAAATCTACTGAAACCATACTCGTCGTCGTAAATCATGTGAATCGAGAAAAGAAAGTTTTTAGTTTTCTGGTAAATGAACATAAATTTGGTTTTGGCAATTATATTGAAGAACCTAATCTATGGGGGATCTATAAGCTAACAGGGAATTGCGGCACTGGAGATTATTTTCATGTCAAAAAAATTGAAGCTTCAACAAGTAAAGAGCATCCACTACTAAGCCAAGTCTTGGGGAAATTCAACAAGCGGGAGCACAATTCTTTTGGTTTTATCAATGGGAAATTTGTTGAACCAAATTTGGTTGAAAAGCACAGCCTAAAACATAATGATTTAGTAGAAGGTACTGCCTTACTTGCACCGGTAAAAGGTAAAAAAGAATGGGCATGGAAAATGATCTTTATCCAAAAATCAGATAAAGAAAAAGGCTAA
- the cas2 gene encoding CRISPR-associated endonuclease Cas2 has product MPKPPKKEFDLKERIQKIRDSGILAQPDQKSILDPEDELLPLSGRIEKILNIFQGKPQKSTTMNYLIMYDIENNKVRRLVAKYLLKNGCIRVQKSVFLVHSDHKKFEEIKQTLVEINDVYENEDSIILVPLNISDARSMKLIGKNVNIEQIIDPPNTVFL; this is encoded by the coding sequence ATGCCAAAGCCCCCAAAAAAAGAATTTGACCTCAAAGAAAGAATCCAAAAAATCAGGGATTCTGGAATTTTGGCCCAACCAGATCAAAAATCAATACTTGATCCGGAAGATGAATTACTCCCACTTTCCGGTAGGATTGAAAAAATACTAAATATTTTCCAGGGAAAACCCCAAAAAAGTACCACTATGAACTACCTGATCATGTATGATATAGAAAACAACAAAGTCAGGAGACTGGTAGCCAAATACCTGCTCAAAAACGGCTGCATACGTGTACAAAAATCTGTTTTCCTGGTTCACTCAGACCACAAAAAATTCGAAGAAATCAAACAAACACTTGTAGAAATCAACGATGTATATGAAAATGAAGATAGTATTATTCTGGTACCTCTGAATATCTCAGATGCCAGAAGTATGAAGTTAATAGGTAAAAATGTAAATATTGAGCAAATAATAGACCCACCCAATACGGTATTTTTATGA
- a CDS encoding CRISPR-associated primase-polymerase type B — MIRLGKHITQTGDQLQDISIEKFHKALINPEGEVASLQRRLQAIRAMDPAQYRRLKTTLPYVVCAQFHPKVRRKENFLYADRFLIDIDHISENGLEIGQLREKLQKDKRVELLFASPSGDGLKVLFKIDPKISDPAYYALFYKAFCIQLNQEYQLGAALDHKTHDVSRCCFVSFDPQAYYNPNAVHLHPEAFVAKDSLFEMEQIEKKAKEIEKQHREVIKELPRDEKTNTGQDIPDGVLAFIKEKTGQKLKKPTEKHYEQPEELEWVMDKLHNYLKEINAEIEEVKPIAYGRQVKIRSGTIWAEVNVFFGKRGVSVVGTTKTGSHKEFGKTLTEFLKASFQS, encoded by the coding sequence ATGATCAGATTAGGTAAACATATAACCCAGACAGGAGATCAGCTACAGGATATCAGCATAGAAAAATTCCACAAAGCACTCATCAATCCCGAAGGAGAAGTCGCATCACTCCAACGCAGGCTTCAAGCTATCAGAGCAATGGATCCTGCCCAGTACAGAAGGCTTAAAACAACACTGCCTTATGTAGTCTGTGCCCAGTTTCACCCTAAAGTAAGACGAAAGGAAAATTTTCTTTATGCAGACCGCTTCCTGATAGATATCGACCATATCTCGGAAAATGGACTTGAGATTGGCCAACTCAGGGAAAAACTACAAAAGGATAAGAGGGTTGAACTGCTTTTTGCTTCTCCAAGTGGAGATGGGTTAAAAGTGCTGTTCAAAATTGACCCCAAGATCTCTGATCCTGCTTACTATGCCTTGTTCTACAAAGCCTTTTGTATACAGCTTAATCAGGAATATCAACTTGGTGCAGCTTTGGACCACAAAACACATGATGTCAGCCGCTGTTGTTTTGTTAGTTTTGATCCTCAAGCCTACTACAACCCAAACGCAGTTCATCTCCACCCAGAGGCATTTGTAGCAAAAGATTCCCTCTTTGAAATGGAACAAATTGAAAAAAAGGCCAAAGAAATAGAAAAGCAACACAGAGAAGTAATCAAAGAATTACCGAGAGATGAAAAAACAAATACTGGCCAAGATATACCTGATGGAGTGCTCGCTTTTATAAAAGAGAAGACAGGACAAAAGCTAAAAAAGCCCACTGAAAAACACTATGAACAACCAGAGGAACTGGAATGGGTCATGGATAAGCTTCACAACTACCTTAAAGAAATCAATGCCGAAATAGAAGAAGTAAAACCAATAGCTTATGGACGGCAAGTTAAAATACGTTCAGGCACAATCTGGGCTGAAGTCAATGTATTCTTTGGTAAAAGAGGAGTAAGTGTGGTCGGTACTACCAAAACCGGAAGCCATAAAGAATTCGGTAAAACTTTGACAGAATTTCTTAAAGCCAGTTTCCAATCTTAG
- the cas1 gene encoding CRISPR-associated endonuclease Cas1 codes for MHLVINTYGATLQKENELFVITTPEGKQSFPPDIVKSISISKSARITSDVIILAIKHKVEVLFVNDLGNPEGRVWSVQYGSISNIRKAQVNFLYSKAALPWVKELIYHKLDSQVALLLALHPEPDKQQLYNFFKSSINSIEDYKKKVQDVEGEFVSDVAPTIRGWEGASGRRYFQSIARLMPKTYSFESRDRQPARDPFNALLNYAYGILYGKIEGALIKAGIDPYVGIFHRDEYNRPALVFDIIEKYRTWMDYVVIQLCMAEAFPLESFDQENPQSALLLGPLAKRILIQSVNDYLGEVILLNGKSMSRMSHIDEDMHKLARFFTQNASI; via the coding sequence ATGCACTTAGTCATTAATACCTATGGAGCAACCCTGCAAAAAGAAAACGAACTTTTTGTAATCACCACACCAGAGGGAAAACAAAGCTTCCCGCCGGATATTGTTAAGAGCATTAGTATTTCTAAGTCTGCCCGGATCACCAGCGATGTTATCATACTGGCCATCAAACATAAAGTAGAAGTACTTTTTGTTAATGATTTGGGCAATCCTGAAGGTCGTGTCTGGAGCGTTCAATACGGATCGATAAGCAATATCCGAAAAGCTCAGGTCAATTTTTTATATTCCAAAGCTGCATTACCTTGGGTAAAAGAATTAATTTACCACAAGCTGGACTCACAAGTAGCTCTCCTGCTGGCATTACATCCTGAGCCAGATAAACAACAGCTTTATAACTTTTTTAAATCTAGTATCAATAGCATAGAAGATTACAAGAAGAAAGTGCAAGATGTAGAAGGAGAATTTGTTTCCGATGTAGCGCCAACCATCAGAGGCTGGGAAGGCGCTTCTGGTAGAAGATATTTTCAAAGTATTGCCAGGCTGATGCCGAAAACTTATTCTTTTGAATCCAGGGATAGGCAACCGGCACGTGACCCTTTCAATGCTTTGCTCAATTATGCCTATGGAATCCTTTATGGTAAAATCGAAGGTGCGCTCATCAAGGCAGGGATTGACCCCTATGTGGGGATTTTTCATAGAGATGAATACAACAGACCTGCATTGGTCTTTGACATTATCGAAAAATACAGAACCTGGATGGACTATGTGGTCATTCAATTGTGCATGGCTGAAGCTTTTCCTTTAGAATCTTTCGATCAGGAAAACCCTCAATCTGCCCTTTTGTTAGGACCCTTGGCCAAAAGGATTTTGATCCAATCTGTAAATGATTACTTAGGGGAAGTAATCTTACTCAATGGAAAGTCAATGAGCAGAATGTCACATATTGATGAAGACATGCATAAACTGGCCAGATTTTTTACCCAAAATGCAAGTATATGA
- a CDS encoding ATP-dependent DNA helicase has product MNTNIQLTPQQQEAFDNILEFLKEPEHAFFILKGYAGTGKTTLLQQLAQYLDDKEITFSLLAPTGRAAAVLSAKTGFSAKTLHSELYHFKDIDGDAPPDKEKTDVNDYGQMRLLFEIRKPDETSEKVYIVDEASMIGDERNDDSSFASFGTGHLLTDFMTLVGNNKVIFAGDPCQLPPVGSLESPALTEDFFRKLGRKVFSFEMTQILRQKQDSEVLKLATQIRRMTSVPYKTKWVKMPARNSEWIQLAGFDQMKEMYIKDLLENGSDQTIAISLSNYNCHHINLEVRMRMYGNAYRPLQKGDLLMVTQNNYLVPLTNGDFVEVLDVGHEESIKGISFIHITVKARLTGKAHETMLCLDPLHNGNSNLNTDQQRLLMIDFSQRMRDKKIKPKTETYYAAMQKDPVLNSLRANFGYAVTCHKSQGGEWEKVYFFLNKGMYVMNPHELTRWWYTGITRSKEKLILAQDWWIG; this is encoded by the coding sequence ATGAATACTAATATCCAACTCACTCCCCAACAACAGGAAGCTTTTGATAATATCCTTGAATTTTTGAAGGAACCTGAACATGCCTTTTTTATCCTCAAAGGATATGCAGGTACCGGCAAGACTACCCTACTCCAACAGCTTGCCCAGTACTTGGATGATAAGGAAATTACTTTTTCTTTGCTGGCACCTACCGGTCGGGCAGCTGCGGTTCTCAGTGCAAAAACAGGTTTTTCTGCCAAAACTTTACATTCCGAACTCTATCACTTCAAGGACATAGACGGAGATGCTCCTCCTGATAAAGAAAAAACAGATGTGAATGATTATGGACAAATGCGGCTTTTATTCGAGATCCGAAAACCAGATGAGACCTCTGAAAAGGTCTACATAGTGGATGAAGCCTCCATGATCGGTGATGAGCGCAATGATGACAGTTCATTCGCCTCTTTTGGAACAGGGCATTTACTGACCGATTTCATGACTTTGGTGGGTAACAATAAAGTAATCTTTGCGGGTGATCCATGTCAACTTCCTCCAGTAGGAAGTTTGGAAAGCCCAGCATTGACAGAAGACTTCTTCAGGAAATTAGGCAGAAAAGTTTTCTCTTTTGAAATGACCCAGATCCTTCGACAAAAGCAAGATTCTGAGGTACTCAAACTGGCTACACAGATCCGAAGAATGACCAGTGTGCCCTATAAGACCAAATGGGTAAAAATGCCTGCAAGAAATAGTGAGTGGATACAGCTTGCCGGCTTTGACCAAATGAAGGAAATGTACATCAAAGACCTCTTAGAAAATGGCTCAGATCAGACCATTGCCATTAGCTTGAGTAATTATAACTGCCACCATATCAACCTTGAAGTAAGGATGCGAATGTACGGGAATGCTTACAGACCACTTCAAAAAGGTGACCTACTAATGGTGACCCAAAATAATTATCTGGTTCCACTCACCAATGGAGACTTTGTCGAAGTATTGGATGTGGGGCATGAAGAAAGCATCAAAGGTATCAGCTTTATCCATATTACAGTAAAAGCAAGACTCACCGGAAAAGCCCATGAGACCATGCTATGTCTAGATCCTCTACACAATGGCAACAGTAACCTGAATACTGACCAACAGCGCTTGCTGATGATTGATTTCAGCCAAAGGATGCGTGACAAAAAAATAAAACCCAAGACAGAAACCTACTATGCCGCCATGCAGAAAGACCCCGTACTGAATAGTCTAAGGGCTAATTTTGGCTATGCTGTAACCTGCCACAAAAGTCAGGGAGGTGAGTGGGAAAAAGTATATTTCTTTTTGAATAAAGGAATGTATGTCATGAATCCCCATGAGCTTACCAGGTGGTGGTACACAGGCATCACCAGATCCAAGGAAAAACTTATTCTCGCTCAGGATTGGTGGATAGGCTAA
- a CDS encoding CRISPR-associated protein yields MLLNLSNHPSSSWPAKQVSLANELYGEIQDMPFPQIDPMMDEAGIQALASDYLQKILAINPKAVHLMGELTFSFELVQMLKNHGITVISSTTHRTTQEHPDGTKISKFEFVRFRHYWP; encoded by the coding sequence ATGCTCCTCAATCTCTCCAACCACCCCTCTTCTTCCTGGCCAGCTAAGCAAGTATCTCTTGCCAATGAATTATATGGGGAAATCCAAGATATGCCATTCCCACAAATAGACCCTATGATGGATGAAGCAGGGATTCAGGCTTTAGCTTCAGATTACCTACAAAAAATCCTTGCAATCAATCCAAAAGCAGTGCATCTTATGGGTGAGCTTACCTTTTCATTCGAGCTGGTTCAAATGCTCAAAAATCATGGAATAACTGTGATTTCCTCTACCACCCACCGCACCACACAAGAGCACCCCGATGGGACTAAAATATCCAAATTTGAATTTGTCCGATTCAGACATTACTGGCCATGA